In Plectropomus leopardus isolate mb chromosome 20, YSFRI_Pleo_2.0, whole genome shotgun sequence, one DNA window encodes the following:
- the mlana gene encoding melanoma antigen recognized by T-cells 1: protein MAFIDASLAHKEDLGLALGSVTPTRRQGGGGTKQRPHHKSELPPWLIQLSVPNGCPICLTHRKHPGSLMPCNRTYGMPRGDFNIYFASGRRGYVRAEEAVGIVLLVVILAALLIAGCWYFKKRSGYRIIRSPRSGSPGLTGGQYSEAGPSADNKMALTDFGSFRSAIPNAPPAYEKISSGPLPPPYSP, encoded by the exons ATGGCCTTCATCGACGCATCTCTAGCTCACAAAGAGGACCTCGGACTTGCCTTAGGAAGCGTAACCCCGACCCGACGCCAGGGAGGCGGGGGTACAAAGCAAAGACCCCATCACAAATCAGAATTACCCCCTTGGCTGATCCAGTTATCGGTTCCCAACGGCTGCCCGATTTGTCTGACACACCGGAAACACCCAGGAAG CTTGATGCCGTGTAATCGTACATACGGGATGCCTCGGGGAGacttcaacatttattttgccaGCGGCAGACGAGGATACGTCAGAGCTGAAGA GGCAGTGGGTATAGTTCTGCTGGTGGTGATCCTGGCAGCTCTCCTCATCGCAGGCTGCTGGTACTTCAAGAAGAGGAGTGGCTACAGAATAATCAGG AGCCCGAGATCGGGGTCACCAGGTCTCACAGGAGGCCAGTACTCAGAAGCAGGACCTTCCGCAGATAACAAGATGGCTCTCACTGACTTCGGCAGCTTCCGATCTGCG ATTCCTAATGCTCCTCCAGCCTATGAAAAGATTTCGTCTGGGCCGCTGCCTCCTCCCTATTCTCCCTAA